GCGAGCAGGGTCATCACCGCCTCGGGGCGGCCGTGCCAGCTGTCGCGGGTCGCGGCCAGCAGCGGGGTCATGCCCAGGTGCGGCTGGTTGACGTCGACGCCGCGCACGATCAGCTCGCGCAGCAGGCGCAGGTCCGGCAGCACCGCGGCCAGCACCGGCAGGCTGCGCTGGTCGCGCCAGTCCGGCGCCGGCAGCGCGTGCGGGTCGGCGCCGGCCTGCAGCAGTTGCAGCGCACGATCGACGCGGCCGCCGCGCGCGGCGTCGTACAGCGCCGCGTGCAGTTCGTCCGGCGCCGGCGCCGCCTCGTCCTCGCGCGGCGCGGAGGCCGCGCTCAGTTCGGCGAACAGGTCCGCCGAGGAAGCCGGCACCGCCAGCGTCTGCGGCGCGGCCACGCGCTGCAGCAGGGCATGCAGCAGCGGCGACAGCAACGCATAGGCCAGCGCCAGCGGCCAGCGCGCGGCGGCGGCCAGTAGGCCCGGCCACGCCAGCAACACGCCGATCCCGGCCAGCACCAGCACCAGCGCCGCCACCGCCAGGCCGCGCCAGGCCTGCACGTCCTGCTGCGCCAGCGCCTGCCAGCGCGCGCCCAGCGGGCCGCCGGCGCACTCGCTGCCGTGCCACAGCGGCCAGGTGCGCCACAACCCCAGCAGCGCCGCGCTGGCGGCCACGCTCAGCGCCAGCGCCGCGGCCAGGCTGCCGCTGTCGCGCAGCGCCGCCAGCGGCCAGGCCACCAGCAACGCGACCAGGCCCAGCCCGCCGGCCCACAGCGCCAGCAACGGCAGCAGTTCGCGGCCCAACGCCTGCGCGCTGGCCGGCCGCGGCCGGCTGCCGCGCTGCCAGGACAGCGCCAGCGCGAACGCCGGCTGCGCCAGCCAGGCGCCCAGCGCCGCGGCCAGCGGTCCGACCCCGGCGACCAGCGCCAGCAGCGCGCCCAGCGCCGCGGCGATCCAGGGAGCGCGCGCGCGGAAGGGGGAGTCAGTCATCGTGTCGATCGGTCCGGCCGTCGGGGAGCGGCGGCAACTGCAGATGGAAGCCGCAGCCGGCCAGATTCGCGCGGACCGCGGCCGGGTCGGTGCGGGCCAGGGTGCGCTCGGCGGTCAACGCCACCTCGAGCACGAACCCCAGCGGCTGCAGCGACGCCAGCAGCGCCTGCGGCAGACAGCCGAAGTCGTCGCGCTTGGCGAGGTAGAGATAGGTGTCCGGCTTGCGTTGGCTTTTGTAGACGTAGGCTTGCATGCCCGTGGCGTGCGCCTGGCGTGGAAAGGCAAGCGATTGTGGAGGAAATGCGCCAGCGGCGAAAGCGCGCGCCCTGCGTTGCATTTATAAATGCATGCGCCATGCCCGTTCACGTTCAGCGTGGGCGCGTGCGCTTCACGGCTTCGCGCACCGCGTCGATATACTCCTGCGATTCATCCTCTACGGAATATCGCGTGACCGAAGCGTCCCCGTCGCCCCGCATGGCACCCGTCGCGATTCGTGCATACACCGCGACCACCGCGCTCGGCAGCGGGCTGCAGGCCCAGGCCACGGCGCTGCGCGACGGCCGCAGCGGCCTGCGCCGCAACGATTTCGGCGCGCAGCCGCTGCCCTGCTGGATCGGCCGCGTGGACGCGCTGGAAAGCCTGCCGCTGCCGTCGGCGCTGGCCGACTGGGAATGCCGCAACAACCGCCTGGCGTGGCTGGCGCTGCAGCAGGACGGCCTGCGCGAGGCGGTCGCCGCCGCCGCGCAGCGCCATGGCGCCGAGCGCGTGGCGGTGGTGATGGGCACCTCCACCTCCAGCATCGGCGCCAGCGAGGAGGCCTATACCCGGCTCGAGCACGATGCCGAGGGCGCGCGCTTTCCCGCCGACCTGGAGCGGCCGATCGTGCATACGCCGCACTCGCTGGGCGATTTCGTGCAGCACGCCACCGGCCTGCGCGGGCCGTGCATCACCGTCGCCACCGCCTGTTCGTCCAGCGCCAAGGTGTTCGCGCAGGCGGCGCGGCTGATCGCCGCCGGGGTGGTGGATGCGGCCCTGGTCGGCGGCGTGGACACCTTGTGCGGCAGCGTGCTGTTCGGTTTCAACGCGCTGCAGCTGGTGTCGCCGGAACCGTGCCGGCCGTTCGACGTGCGCCGGGTCGGGCTGTCGCTGGGCGAAGCCGGCGGCTATGCGCTGCTGGAGCGCACCGACGCGGCCGCGGCGCCGCCGGCGCTGGCGGTGCTGTGCGGCTACGGCGAATCCAGCGACGCGCACCACATGTCCGCGCCGCACCCGCAGGGGCTGGGCGCGCGCCTGGCGATGGGCGCCGCGCTGCGGCGCGGCGGGGTGGAGGCGGCCGAGGTCGGCTACCTGAACCTGCACGGCACCGCCACCCCGGCCAACGACAGCATCGAGGCCGCCGCAGTGGCGGCGCTGTTCCCGGCCACCCTGCACGCCAGTTCGACCAAGGCCTGGACCGGGCATACCCTGGGCGCGGCCGGCATCGTCGAGTCGGTGTTCGCGCTGCTCGCGCTGCGCGAGGGCCTGCTCCCCGGCACCCTCAACAGCGACCAGCCCGATCCGGAGTGCGGCCCGCAGATCCGCTTCGCCGCTGCCCACGCACAGGTCCGTTACGCGATGAACAATTCCTTCGGCTTCGGCGGCAACAACTGCTCGCTGCTGTTCGGCCGCGCATGAGCACGCCGATGTTGACCGCGACCATCGAAGGCATCGGCTTCTGGACCGGCGGCCTGCCCAACTGGGCGGCGGCGCGCGCCTTCGCCAGCGGCGCCGGCACCACGCTGGAGACCCCGGCGCGGCCGGCGTCGCAGCTGCTGGCGGCCAACGAGCGGCGCCGCGCGCCGGACACGGTGGCGGTGTCGCTGGAAGTGGCGCTGGCCGCATGCCAGGACGCCGGCCGCGATCCGGCCACGCTGCCGTCGGTGTTCACCTCCACCCACGGCGACCTGGCGATCACCGACTACATGTGCGCCACGCTGGCCGACGATCCGCTGGCGATCTCGCCGACCAAGTTCCACAACTCGGTGCACAACGCCGCCGCCGGCTACTGGACCATCGGCGCCGGCGCCACCGCCGCGGCGACCGCGATCAGTGCGCACCGCGCCAGCTTCGCCCAGGGCCTGCTGGAGGCGCTGTCGCAGCTGGCCGCCGGCGAGGAGGCGATCCTGCTGGCCGGCTACGACAGCCGCTCGGCCGGCCCGCTGGGCCGCGTCTCGCACAGCGAGGGCCTGCTCGGCGGCGCGCTGGTGCTCGGCGCCGCGGCGCTGCCGGGCAAGCCGCGCCTGCGCGTGCGCCTGGGCGACGGCGCGGCAGACGCCGACGGCGGCGCGCTGGCCCGGCACGCCGCCGGCAATGCGATGGCGCCGATGCTGGCGCTGTTCGACGCGCTGGCCGCCGGCGCCGCCGGCTGCACGCTGGACGCAGGCGGCGGCCGCTGCCTGTACGTGGAGCTGGCGGCATGAGCCGCAGCCCGCTGAGCGCCGCCGATGCCGCGATCCTGATTCCGGCATTGAACGAATCGCTGCGCATCCGCGAGGTGGTCGGCGATGCGCTGGCGCACTGCCCGCGGGTGATCGTGGTCGACGACGGTTCCGACGACGGCACCAGCGACTGCATCGCCGACCTGCCGGTGACGCTGATCCGCCACCCGCAGCGGCGCGGCAAGGGCGCCGCGCTGCGCAGCGGCTTCGCCGAGGCGCAGCGCCAGGGCGCGCGCGCGGTGATGACGATGGACGGCGACGGCCAGCACAGCGCCGCCGACTTCCCGCGCCTGCTGGCCGCGGCCAACCGCCATCCCGGCTGCGTGATCGTCGGCGCGCGGCTGCGCAAGCGCGCCAGCCAGCCGACCATCCGCCGCATCGGCAACGACTTCGGCGACTGGGGCATCGCCTGGGCCTGCGGCTTCCAGCTGGTCGACAGCCAGAGCGGGCAGCGCCTGTACCCGCAGTCGGTGTTCACCCTGCCCGACGTGCCCGGCGAAGGCTTCGTGTTCGAGGCGCAGTTGCTGATCTCCGCCGCGCGCCAGGCCGGCGCGCGGGTGGTCGCGGTGCCGATCGAGACGCGCTACGCGCACCAGGCCGGCGAGTTCCGCAAGAGCCATTTCCGCCTGGTGCGCGACCTGTGGAAGATCACCTCGCACGTGGTCGTGCAGGTCTGCAGGTACGGCCAGGTGCTGCGCGAATACCGTCGCGTCCGCGCCAATCCGGTGCTGATCGACGATGCCCCCGGCGGATTTCCCGAGGTGCCCACACCTTTCGACAAGGAAGAAACGACATGAACGAGCAGCACGCGGATGTGGTGATCACCGGCGGCGGCCTGGCCGGGCTGACCCTGGCCCTGCAACTGCGCCAGCGCGACCCGGCACTGCGCATCAGCGTGCTGGAACGGCGGGCGCATCCGGTACGCGAGGCCGCGTTCAAGGTCGGCGAATCCTCGGTGGAGATCGGCGCGCACTACTTCGCCAACGTGCTCGGCCTGCGCGAGCACCTGGAAACCGAGCAGATCCGCAAGTTCGGCTTCCGCTTCTTCTTCTCCGACGGGCGCGAGGACATCGACCGCTGCACCGAGCTGGGCGTGAGCCAGCTGCTGCCGACGCCGTCGTGGCAGATCGACCGCGGCCGCTTCGAGAACTTCCTCGGCGAGCGCGCCCGCGCGCTGGGCGTGGAGTTCATCGACGGCTGCACGGTGCGCGGCATCGACCTGGCCGACGACGACGCCGACCACCAGGTGCGCTACGAGCGCGACGGCGCCGCGGCGACGCTGCGCGCGCGCTGGGTGGTGGACGCCAGCGGCCGCGCCGGCCTGCTCAAGCGCAAGCTGGGTCTGGCCCAGGACAACGCGCACAACGCCAACGCGGTGTGGTGGCGGGTGGACGGGCTGGTGGATCCCAACGCCTGGTCGCAGGACAGCGGCTGGCTGCAGCGCTGCACGCCGCCGGACCGCTGGCGCTCGACCAACCACATGTGCGGCCCGGGCTACTGGTTCTGGCTGATCCCGCTGTCCTCCGGCGCGCATTCGCTGGGCATCGTCTGCGATGCGCAGATGCATCCGCTGGAGACGATGAACACCCACGACAAGGCGATGGCCTGGCTGCGCACGCACCAGCCGCAGGTGGCGCGCACGCTCGAACAGAGCCAGCACGCGCTGCAGGACTTCCTGTTCCTGCGCAAGTTCTCCTACGGCTGCAAGCAGGTGTTCTCGGCGCAGCGCTGGGCGCTGACCGGCGAGGCCGGGGTCTTTCTCGACCCGTTCTATTCGCCGGGCAGCGACTTCATCGCCATCTCCAATACCTACATCTGCGAACTGATCGGGCGCGACCGTGCCGGAGGCAACCTCGCGCCCTACGCCGAGCTGTACCAGCAGCTGTATTTCTCGTTCTACGAGAACACCCTGACCCTGTACCAGGACCAGTACCCGCTGTTCGGCGACGCGCAGGTGATGCCGGTCAAGGTGATCTGGGACTACACCTACTACTGGGCGCTGCTGGCGCCGCTGTTCTTCTCCAACCGCATCGCCGACCTGCCGACGCTGGGCCGGTTGCGCCCGGACTTCACCCACGCGCGCGAACTCAACCTGGGCATGCAGGCGCTGCTGCGCGACTGGGGCCGCCACAACGCGGCGCAAGGCCAGCCGGAAGCCGACGGGCGGCTGCTCGACCAGTACGTGATCGGCTGGTTCCACCAGCTCAACGCGGCGCTGAACGATGTGCTGGACGACGCGGCGTTCGTCGCGCGCGTACGCGAGAACGTGGCGCGGATGAGCTGGCTGGCGCGCGAAGTGCTGGGCCAGGCGCGGGCGCAGCATCCGCAGATCGATGGCCACGGCCTGGACGCGCTGCTCGCCGATACGCTGGACGGCGAGCGCTCGCTGGCCGCCACCTGGTACGCGCGCGCAGCGTAGCGTCCGCACGGCCTGCCGGGACGGCACGGGACGCGGTGATCGGGATCGGCGACCGGCCGCGCCGAGCGCCATGGCGCTGGCGGTCGCTGCCGACGATCGCCGCGTCGCGCGCGGCGGCGTGAGCGCTCACTCCGCGTCGGCGGCCCGCGGGCGCGGCGCCTGCGCGGCGGCGTCCCGCTCCGCGTCGCCCTGCTCCGCCTCCGCCGGCTCGCTGCCGAAACGGTCGAACACGTCCGGATCGAACAGGCTGGCGTTGGCGATGTCGCCGGTGGAGATCACCTTCGCCGCCGGCAGCTCGGAGCCGGAGAAGATGTCCTCGGAGTAGTTCTCGGTCACCACCACCCGCAGGGTCTGCGCATCGCGGTAGCCGCTCCACACCGGGATCA
The Xanthomonas sp. AM6 DNA segment above includes these coding regions:
- a CDS encoding YcgL domain-containing protein yields the protein MQAYVYKSQRKPDTYLYLAKRDDFGCLPQALLASLQPLGFVLEVALTAERTLARTDPAAVRANLAGCGFHLQLPPLPDGRTDRHDD
- a CDS encoding beta-ketoacyl-[acyl-carrier-protein] synthase family protein, whose protein sequence is MAPVAIRAYTATTALGSGLQAQATALRDGRSGLRRNDFGAQPLPCWIGRVDALESLPLPSALADWECRNNRLAWLALQQDGLREAVAAAAQRHGAERVAVVMGTSTSSIGASEEAYTRLEHDAEGARFPADLERPIVHTPHSLGDFVQHATGLRGPCITVATACSSSAKVFAQAARLIAAGVVDAALVGGVDTLCGSVLFGFNALQLVSPEPCRPFDVRRVGLSLGEAGGYALLERTDAAAAPPALAVLCGYGESSDAHHMSAPHPQGLGARLAMGAALRRGGVEAAEVGYLNLHGTATPANDSIEAAAVAALFPATLHASSTKAWTGHTLGAAGIVESVFALLALREGLLPGTLNSDQPDPECGPQIRFAAAHAQVRYAMNNSFGFGGNNCSLLFGRA
- a CDS encoding beta-ketoacyl synthase chain length factor, which codes for MLTATIEGIGFWTGGLPNWAAARAFASGAGTTLETPARPASQLLAANERRRAPDTVAVSLEVALAACQDAGRDPATLPSVFTSTHGDLAITDYMCATLADDPLAISPTKFHNSVHNAAAGYWTIGAGATAAATAISAHRASFAQGLLEALSQLAAGEEAILLAGYDSRSAGPLGRVSHSEGLLGGALVLGAAALPGKPRLRVRLGDGAADADGGALARHAAGNAMAPMLALFDALAAGAAGCTLDAGGGRCLYVELAA
- a CDS encoding glycosyltransferase family 2 protein — its product is MSRSPLSAADAAILIPALNESLRIREVVGDALAHCPRVIVVDDGSDDGTSDCIADLPVTLIRHPQRRGKGAALRSGFAEAQRQGARAVMTMDGDGQHSAADFPRLLAAANRHPGCVIVGARLRKRASQPTIRRIGNDFGDWGIAWACGFQLVDSQSGQRLYPQSVFTLPDVPGEGFVFEAQLLISAARQAGARVVAVPIETRYAHQAGEFRKSHFRLVRDLWKITSHVVVQVCRYGQVLREYRRVRANPVLIDDAPGGFPEVPTPFDKEETT
- a CDS encoding NAD(P)/FAD-dependent oxidoreductase, whose protein sequence is MNEQHADVVITGGGLAGLTLALQLRQRDPALRISVLERRAHPVREAAFKVGESSVEIGAHYFANVLGLREHLETEQIRKFGFRFFFSDGREDIDRCTELGVSQLLPTPSWQIDRGRFENFLGERARALGVEFIDGCTVRGIDLADDDADHQVRYERDGAAATLRARWVVDASGRAGLLKRKLGLAQDNAHNANAVWWRVDGLVDPNAWSQDSGWLQRCTPPDRWRSTNHMCGPGYWFWLIPLSSGAHSLGIVCDAQMHPLETMNTHDKAMAWLRTHQPQVARTLEQSQHALQDFLFLRKFSYGCKQVFSAQRWALTGEAGVFLDPFYSPGSDFIAISNTYICELIGRDRAGGNLAPYAELYQQLYFSFYENTLTLYQDQYPLFGDAQVMPVKVIWDYTYYWALLAPLFFSNRIADLPTLGRLRPDFTHARELNLGMQALLRDWGRHNAAQGQPEADGRLLDQYVIGWFHQLNAALNDVLDDAAFVARVRENVARMSWLAREVLGQARAQHPQIDGHGLDALLADTLDGERSLAATWYARAA